AAACTTGCCATCTATACGGTCTTCAGCGCTCACTGTGTATTTCATATCCTGTTCACGCTCACCATTAATGTAAATGGCACCATTTTGAATGTCTTCACGAGCCTGACGCTTTGATGAGGAGATCTTAGCTTCCACGAGCAAATCAATCAATCCTTTTTCCTCTTCTTCTAAACGATAAGTAGGAACGTCTTTAAAGCCTTGCTCGATTTCGTCTCCAGTTAACTGCTTTAGATCCCCACTAAAGAGTGCTGCTGAAATCTTTTCAGCCTGTTCTAAAGCCAGCTCATCGTGGACCAACTTCGTCATTTCTTCAGCTAATCGGCGCTGAGCAACACGTTTCTCAGGCTGCTCTTCTACTTCCTTAGAAAGCTCCGCAATTTCCTCCAGGCTTAAGAATGTAAAGTAGTGAAGGAAGTTTACAACATCACGGTCATCTGTATTAATCCAGAACTGATAAAACTCATATGGCGTAGTCTTTTCAGGGTCTAACCAAATAGCCCCACCGGCTGTTTTACCAAATTTACTACCATCTGCTTTAGTAATAAGTGGAACAGTTAAACCAAACGCCTTCGCTTCTTCTCCTTCTGTAGAGTTTTTACGAATAAGCTCTAGCCCAGCAGTAATATTCCCCCACTGATCACTTCCGCCGATTTGTAATGTACAGTTCTCTTTACGGAATAAGTTCAGGAAATCATAAGATTGAAGGATCATGTAACTGAATTCTGTAAACGAGATTCCATTTTCAATACGAGACTCTACTGAATCCTTCGCTAACATGTAGTTAATACCAAAGTGTTTCCCTACATCTCGTAAGAATTCAATCATTGTCATTTGGTTCAACCAGTCCAGATTGTTACGAGCTACAGCTGCATTCTCACCCTTATCAAAATCCAAAATCTTAGCAAGCTGGCCTGCTAGTTGTTCGCTGTAATAACGAACTGTGTCCTCATCATTCAATTGACGTTCTGTTGAACGTCCGCTTGGATCACCGATCATACCAGTGCCCCCACCGACTAAGGCGATCGGGCGGTGACCTGCTTGCTGGAATCGTTTAAGAATGAGCACAGGAAGCAAATGCCCTATATGAAGACTATCTCCTGTTGGATCAAATCCACAGTAGAGTGTTACTTGTTCAGAAGCAAGGTGTTTTTTTAAACCTTCTTCATCTGTCATTTGATTAATTAAGCCTCTTGCTTGTAGATCTTGTAAAATATCCAAATTTCAACACTCCTAATCCAAAAAAAGTTAACGACATAAACGAAATGATAGTACTGAAGGCGCCCACTTCAGGTTATACTACGGACAACATTTATCCCAGAGCACAAAAAACCCCGCCCCTAAAAAAGGGACGAGGTTCTCTCGCGGTACCACCCTTGTTGCAACCAAATTAATGGTTGCCACTCAAGGAAATTCTAACGGTTTCACCCGTCTTCTGATTCATCAGAAGAAAACTCCAGGACGTAATTCGTAAGTTGCTCTGTACTGACTCACAGCGACCGTCAGCTCTCTGAAACAGGGAACTTCTTACTACTTCAACCCTTCTATGTTTACTATTCATTATCGTTCGTGACTGTGACATAATTTATAGCATATATTTTTTTAAAAAGCAACACACATTTCCTGTTGAACCATGTCTCCTTATGGTGCAATATGGTATAATATTGCGTGTATGAATAGGAGGTCGTTATATGAGCCAGAACCATTCCAATGGTCCAGATAGATCAAAGCTTCGTCAATGGTGGGAAGACGGAAAACTTCAAAAGTACTTCCGGATTTCCTATGATGTGATCTGGAACATTGTGTTATTCTTCCTCATTGTAGGTGTTATCGGCGTATTCTTTGCTGGTGGGTTAGGTGCCGGTTACTTCGCCTCACTCGTTAAAGACGAGCCCATTCGAGCTAAAGCCGAAATGGAAAAAGACATTTACAATTATGAAGAAACGTCGAAACTGTATTTTGCCGGTGATACGTACTTAGGAAAGATTCAGTCCGATTTGTATCGTGAAGAAGTGTCGCTTGATCAAGTCTCTAATCATGTGGTCAACGCCATTAAAGCGACAGAAGATGAATATTTCGATACACATAATGGGGTTGTTCCAAAAGCAATCCTTCGTGCCATTTTCCAAGAAGTCACAAACGCAAGCGTAAAAACGGGTGGTAGTACACTTACCCAACAATTAATCAAGAACCAGATTCTAACAGATACAGTTTCATTTGAACGTAAAGCAAAAGAAATTTTACTTGCCTTACGTTTAGAGCGCTTCTTTGAGAAAGATGAAATATTAGAAGCCTATCTCAACGTTGTTCCATTTGGTCGTAATTCATCCGGCAGGAACATAGCAGGAATCGAAACCGCTGCTCAAGGGGTATTTGGAGTGAGCGCCAAAGATTTAAATCTTCCTCAAGCAGCTTATATTGCAGGAATGCCACAAAGTCCTTATCTTTATACTCCTTTTACAAATAGTGGAGAAATTAAATCAGAAGAAGGGGTCGCACCCGGTGTTGAACGTATGCAAACCGTTCTTGAGCGTATGCTTGAAGCCGAGATGATCTCAAAGGCTGAGTACGAGAAGGCTATTGATTACAACCTGGCTGCAAACTTTGCCAAACCAGAACCTTCTCCTATTCAAGAGTATCCTTATCTTACAGTTGAAATTGAAAAGCGCGCCACCAAAGTTTTGCAAGGAATTCTTGCTAAACAAGATGGCTACACAGCAGAAGACCTAGCCAATAATGACTCCTTGCAACAACAGTACTCTAACCTTGCAGACCGTACTCTTACGCAGGATGGATTAAAAGTTCATACCACGATTAACAAAGAGATTTACGATAAAATGCAAGAATTACGTATTAACTACAATCATTATGGTCCAGATCTTCCTGAAAAAGAGGTTGATTCTGAAACCGGTGAAGAGAAAACCATTATGGAACCTACTCAGGTAGGTGGAATGCTCATCGAGAATAAAACCGGAAAAATTATCGGCTTTATCGGTGGACGTGATTACGAAATATCCACAGTAAATCACGCTACGTATTCCAAACGTTCCAATGGTAGTACAATGAAACCACTTCTTGTATATGGACCTGCTATAGATTTAGGAGCAGGACATCCGGGTAGCGTGATTGCTGATATCAGCACTAAATTCGATGCCGGTACAGACATGTGGAACCCTGGGAACTATACAGGAAGATATCATGGACTTACATCAATGCGCTATGCATTAGCTAAATCCTTTAACGTCCCTGCCGCGAAGACATACGTAGATATAATTAATCAGAACCCAGCTTCTTACCTTGATAAAATGGGCTTCACTACATTAACTGAGGGTGACAAACACCACTTATCAGCATCCATTGGCGGTCTTGACTACGGGGTAACAGTAGAAGAGAACACGAATGCTTATGCGACGTTTGGTAACATGGGTAAATTCGTAGATGCCTTTATGATTGATAAGATCGAAACAAAAGATGGTGACGTGCTTTATGAGCACAAATCAGAGCCTGTTGATGTCTTTGCTGAACAATCGTCTTATTTAACCATTGATATGATGAGAGATGTACTAGATTACGGTACAGCTACTTACGCAAAGAATCACCTTAAATATCCTGGCGTAGATTGGGCAGGAAAAACAGGAACATCCCAGAATTTCCATGACACCTGGTTTGTCGCAACAAACCCTAACGTAACAATGGGTATGTGGATGGGATATGACACTCCAAAACCTGTCAATCAATGCTATAACTGCTCATTAGGGTATAGTAACCGGAACGTTAACTTATGGACTGACGTCGTCAATGCAGTATCGGACATTGATCCAGAGTTAATGATTCCAAAAGAAAGTTTCAAACGTCCTTCAGGGATTGTACGACAATCCTACTGCGCAGCTTCTGGACTACTTCCTTCAGAATTGTGTGCAGATATGGGGCTTGTGAAGAGCGACCTTTATTATGCTAAATATGCACCAACCAAAAGGGATGACAGCCTAATTGCTACAAACTATGTAGAAATTGGTGGTAAAGCTTATGTAGCGGGAGATTCAACTCCAACTGAGTTTACAAATCAAGGCGTTTTCTTTAATCCCGATTATATTAAGCGAAACGATTATGATCGACTTGATAGCTTAGATAAGCTTGTACCAAATAACAGCCAATGGGCTAATGTACGAGTGCCATCGACAGATGCAGTTCCTAACGATGGTCAAGCCCCTGCCGCTCCATCTTCCTTATCCGTAAGTGGTGGCGTTCTGAACTGGGCACCATCCGGAAGCAGAGATGTAGTAGGCTATCGCGTTTACCGAGCCCCAGTCCCTGGCGCTGGTTTCCAATTAGTCGGAAGCTCCGCTAGCTCTAGCTTAGGTGTTTCT
The nucleotide sequence above comes from Pontibacillus chungwhensis. Encoded proteins:
- the tyrS gene encoding tyrosine--tRNA ligase; translation: MDILQDLQARGLINQMTDEEGLKKHLASEQVTLYCGFDPTGDSLHIGHLLPVLILKRFQQAGHRPIALVGGGTGMIGDPSGRSTERQLNDEDTVRYYSEQLAGQLAKILDFDKGENAAVARNNLDWLNQMTMIEFLRDVGKHFGINYMLAKDSVESRIENGISFTEFSYMILQSYDFLNLFRKENCTLQIGGSDQWGNITAGLELIRKNSTEGEEAKAFGLTVPLITKADGSKFGKTAGGAIWLDPEKTTPYEFYQFWINTDDRDVVNFLHYFTFLSLEEIAELSKEVEEQPEKRVAQRRLAEEMTKLVHDELALEQAEKISAALFSGDLKQLTGDEIEQGFKDVPTYRLEEEEKGLIDLLVEAKISSSKRQAREDIQNGAIYINGEREQDMKYTVSAEDRIDGKFTIIRRGKKKYFLIRFEG
- a CDS encoding transglycosylase domain-containing protein: MSQNHSNGPDRSKLRQWWEDGKLQKYFRISYDVIWNIVLFFLIVGVIGVFFAGGLGAGYFASLVKDEPIRAKAEMEKDIYNYEETSKLYFAGDTYLGKIQSDLYREEVSLDQVSNHVVNAIKATEDEYFDTHNGVVPKAILRAIFQEVTNASVKTGGSTLTQQLIKNQILTDTVSFERKAKEILLALRLERFFEKDEILEAYLNVVPFGRNSSGRNIAGIETAAQGVFGVSAKDLNLPQAAYIAGMPQSPYLYTPFTNSGEIKSEEGVAPGVERMQTVLERMLEAEMISKAEYEKAIDYNLAANFAKPEPSPIQEYPYLTVEIEKRATKVLQGILAKQDGYTAEDLANNDSLQQQYSNLADRTLTQDGLKVHTTINKEIYDKMQELRINYNHYGPDLPEKEVDSETGEEKTIMEPTQVGGMLIENKTGKIIGFIGGRDYEISTVNHATYSKRSNGSTMKPLLVYGPAIDLGAGHPGSVIADISTKFDAGTDMWNPGNYTGRYHGLTSMRYALAKSFNVPAAKTYVDIINQNPASYLDKMGFTTLTEGDKHHLSASIGGLDYGVTVEENTNAYATFGNMGKFVDAFMIDKIETKDGDVLYEHKSEPVDVFAEQSSYLTIDMMRDVLDYGTATYAKNHLKYPGVDWAGKTGTSQNFHDTWFVATNPNVTMGMWMGYDTPKPVNQCYNCSLGYSNRNVNLWTDVVNAVSDIDPELMIPKESFKRPSGIVRQSYCAASGLLPSELCADMGLVKSDLYYAKYAPTKRDDSLIATNYVEIGGKAYVAGDSTPTEFTNQGVFFNPDYIKRNDYDRLDSLDKLVPNNSQWANVRVPSTDAVPNDGQAPAAPSSLSVSGGVLNWAPSGSRDVVGYRVYRAPVPGAGFQLVGSSASSSLGVSGRGVYVVRAVDYFGMQSAASPAYKYGDFTPDPPPTDPGQGSGNNNNNNNNNNNGNGGNNNDNSNNDNNSGNDNTDNDSNNDDSSGETNNDGSSNDDNSGSNNDSGGSGESGDTGGDTSTDDDSSSEG